The sequence CCGCACTCAAAAACTTTTTCAGAAGGGAGTTTAAATAGCGGTAAAGAAAAAACACCTTGAGTATAACTCAAGGTGTTTTTTCCTCGTATTACAAGCCTTACTTGTTAGGCTGAGGAGTCATCCGCAGGTATGGCTTAACCGGATTGAATCCCTTGGGGAACTTTTGCTTGAGTTCCTCAGGATCGGTAATGGAAGGCACGATCACGCAATCGTCACCATCCTTCCAGTTAGCGGGAGTAGCAACGCTGTAGTTATCCGTGAGCTGCAAAGAGTCAATTACGCGCAGAATTTCGTCAAAGTTGCGTCCCGTGCTGGCAGGATAAGTGAGAGTCAGCCGCAGCTTTTTGTTGGGATCGATAATGAAAACCGAGCGCACAGTCAGGGTTTGCAACGCATTGGGGTGGATCATATCGTAAAGATCGGATACCTTCCGATCTGGATCGGCCAAAATGGGGTAGTTCAGCGTTACCTTCTGAGTTTCCTCAATGTCGCCCGTCCAGCCTTTATGCGACTCCACATCATCAACGCTCAGAGCGATCGGCTTGACCTGGCGCTTGTCAAATTCTGGCTTTAGTCGTGCTACTTCACCTAACTCTGTGGTGCAGACTGGGGTGAAATCTTTGGGGTGCGAGAACAAGATCGCCCACGAATCGCCGATCCATTCATGGAAATTAATCGTGCCGTGGGTTGATTCTTGGGTAAAGTCAGGTACTGTGTCACCTAAACGGAGTGTCATACGATCTATATTCCTGTATTCCTAGGGTAATAGTGTAGATCCTATTATTACCTGTATAGCAGCACCTAAATAATTTAGTTAATATTAATGATTGACATAACAACCTTTATGGCGCAAAGTAATAGATCGCAGCATCGTGCTGTGCCTTAGCCATAGAGCTAGCAGAGTTAAACAAGTAGGCGGAACTGGCGGAATTGGTAGACGCGCATGATTCAGGTTCATGTGTTGAAAGACTTCCGGGTTCAAGTCCCGGGTTCCGCATTAAGAGTTTTTTATCTTCAAGTAACCCTTAAATATTAGCTTCCAGGGGTTTCAACGTTACTATAGCAATTGACCTAAATCAAACGTAACTCGACACAATTAGCCTAAATTAGCCGTAAAATTAAGCCAGTAATTAAGCCAAAAATTGAGGCTCAGGCTTAAATGGCAGATACATTGACCAAGCATCAGGAGCGTATAAGTAAGGCGATCGCTGAAGCAAACGCTCGACTGAAATCTCTCAAAATTGCCATCGTGCAACGTGGAGATCGCCTATCATTACAGGCAACGTTACCACCTAAACCCTGCAGTGATAAGGATAAATGGCATCAGCAACGCATCAGCTTAGAATTAAGGGCAACCCTTGAGGGTTTGACATACTCACCGGGCTGAAGCCACGGTGATTCTTGACACATCATCTCAACTTGCTACCGAAGTAGTCTTACGGTCGATCCGTGCCCGTTTAGAGTCGTGGCAATGCCCTATCCCGACTTTGTTTATATTTCTGGCGGCATTCTCGTCTCTGTCGTGTTCCGCCCCGCAATTGATGCAGAGAACAGACCGAACCAAGAGATCCAGCTTGCCCCATTTGTAGCCGCAATTTGAGCAGATTTGAGAGGTTGGCTCCCAACGGTTAATGACATTGAAGACGCGACCCAACTTCTCCGACTTTGCCTCACACAACACCCGAAATTCCCGCCATCCCTGCATACTAATCGCTCTTGCGAGTCTGCGATTTTTGACCATTCCCGACACATTCAAATCTTCCAGCGTGATTACTTGGTTTTCGTGAACCACACGGGTAGACAATTTATGCAGAAAATCTTTGCGGGTATCTGCGATTTTGTTATGCAATTTGGCGATTTGAATCCGCGTCTTTTCCCGACGTTTAGAGCTTTTTACCTGACGGGCAAGTTGCTTCTGTTTGCGTCTCAATCGCTTGTCCAGCCTTGAGTAGTCTGGACTTTTCACCATTTCCCCGTTGCTCATTGCTGCAAAGGTTTTGATGCCCAAATCAATGCCGATGCTGTGGTTTTTAGCATCAACTTGAACAGGCTCAATCTCTACAACAAAGCTCAAAAAATAGCGATTTGCAGCATCCTTAATTACCGTGACAGAGCTAGGCTCTGATGGTAATTCTCTTGACCAGATGGGCTTAACGTCGCCAATCTTGGCAAGGTAGACTGCATCCCCTTTGATGGAAAATCCGCCCATCCTGAATCGTGCCGACTGCCGACCAGCCTTCTTTTTGAACTTGGGAGAACCGACTTTTTTTGCCTTTCCGCTTGCCCTTGAGCGAGTCGAAAAAGTTCTTGTAGGCAAACACCTAAAATCGGAAAACCGACTGCTGCAATGGAATATTAGAAACGGTTGCCAGCCATTCCCGACCCTCTGTCTTCTTGGCTTGAGTGATGACCAACTTTTGCAAGTCGTTGTTGCTGGGCAGTTTTTCAGCCTGCTTACAAATAGCTAAGGCATCATTTCCAAAACCACCCGCACACAACCAAACACCTGAGCGAGACTCTGGCGTTGTTGGTCTGTCGGGTAAAAACGGTATTGATACCTAGCTTTCATGACTTATACTAGAATTGGTCTGTTACTTGATTATAGATTGGTCTACACCAAATGGCAACCCAATTTCGGAGAGAGCGGCATAGCGTTACAGACCTTAAGATTCACTTGGTCTGTGTGACGAAGTATCGTCGGTCTGTGTTCACAGCGAAGGGGCTTGATTTGATTGAGAAGTCGTTTCACGAAGTTGCCAAGAAAATGGATTTCCAAATTCTTGAATTTAATGGGGAAGGGGATCATGTCCACGCCTTGATTGAGTATCCACCTAAGCTGTCTGTGTCTCAAATTGTGAATGCTCTGAAGGGGGTATCCAGCCGTCGCTATGGCCAAGCTGGATTACCAAAGCCTCACAAGGAAGCGCTTTGGAGTCCCAGCTATTTCGCGATAGCCGTAGGCGGTGCGCCGCTGGAAGTACTTAAGGAATACATCAGGAACCAGGAAAAGCCGTCCTAGAAGGACGGGGCTTGAATCCCATATTCTCGGTCAGGTTTGCCGAAGCAAAAGCACGGGAAGTCAGCGGCTTACTTTTGGCAAGTGCATTTAACTGGGAACCTTACCTAAGGCACGAAAAAGTAGATAAATCGAATATTAAATTGTGGGGAGAAATTGTAGCGGAATTTAGTGCTTGGTACAAAACTAAGCACGACTTGAAAGACAAGACTTGGAAAAACAGTTACCACGAATATTTGAGGCGAATACCTGCTGATGAACCTGTATCTGCAGATTCGTTAGTGAAAATTGTACAGGATATCGCGCCTACTGCTAAGCGATCGCGCGAATTAGCGATTCTGTCCTTAAGCACATTGGCTAAGTTTGCAGATTTACAGGTAGACTTTGAACCCTACAAAGTACGGCGCAGTTTACAAGATAAGAAACCCCGCATTATTCCTACTGATGAGGTGATTCTTGCGTCCGTAAGCTTGCTCAAAAATCCACAGTGGCAATGTGCCTATAAATTACTGGCTTGCTATGGGTTGCGCCCGCATGAATTGCACTATTTAGACTTATCTGAGTTTCCACCAGTGCTAAAAATCACTGATGGCAAGACTGGGGGCAGAAGAATTTACCCCATACCTCAGGACTGGCTGG comes from Pseudanabaena sp. PCC 6802 and encodes:
- a CDS encoding peroxiredoxin gives rise to the protein MTLRLGDTVPDFTQESTHGTINFHEWIGDSWAILFSHPKDFTPVCTTELGEVARLKPEFDKRQVKPIALSVDDVESHKGWTGDIEETQKVTLNYPILADPDRKVSDLYDMIHPNALQTLTVRSVFIIDPNKKLRLTLTYPASTGRNFDEILRVIDSLQLTDNYSVATPANWKDGDDCVIVPSITDPEELKQKFPKGFNPVKPYLRMTPQPNK
- a CDS encoding RNA-guided endonuclease InsQ/TnpB family protein, encoding MKNCPATTTCKSWSSLKPRRQRVGNGWQPFLIFHCSSRFSDFRCLPTRTFSTRSRASGKAKKVGSPKFKKKAGRQSARFRMGGFSIKGDAVYLAKIGDVKPIWSRELPSEPSSVTVIKDAANRYFLSFVVEIEPVQVDAKNHSIGIDLGIKTFAAMSNGEMVKSPDYSRLDKRLRRKQKQLARQVKSSKRREKTRIQIAKLHNKIADTRKDFLHKLSTRVVHENQVITLEDLNVSGMVKNRRLARAISMQGWREFRVLCEAKSEKLGRVFNVINRWEPTSQICSNCGYKWGKLDLLVRSVLCINCGAEHDRDENAARNINKVGIGHCHDSKRARIDRKTTSVAS
- a CDS encoding helix-turn-helix domain-containing protein — translated: MKARYQYRFYPTDQQRQSLAQVFGCVRVVLEMMP
- the tnpA gene encoding IS200/IS605 family transposase — protein: MATQFRRERHSVTDLKIHLVCVTKYRRSVFTAKGLDLIEKSFHEVAKKMDFQILEFNGEGDHVHALIEYPPKLSVSQIVNALKGVSSRRYGQAGLPKPHKEALWSPSYFAIAVGGAPLEVLKEYIRNQEKPS